The following coding sequences are from one Dama dama isolate Ldn47 chromosome 8, ASM3311817v1, whole genome shotgun sequence window:
- the LOC133060575 gene encoding elongation factor 1-beta-like has protein sequence MGFGDLKSPAGLQVLNDYLADKSYIEGYVPSQADVAVFEAVFGPPPADLCHALRWYNHIKSYEKEKASLPGVKKALGKYGPANVEDTTESGATDSKDDDDIDLFGSDDEEESEEAKRLREERLAQYESKKAKKPALVAKSSILLDVKPWDDETDMAKLEECVRSIQADGLVWGSSKLVPVGYGIKKLQIQCVVEDDKVGTDMLEEQITAFDEYVQSMDVAAFKKI, from the coding sequence ATGGGTTTTGGAGACTTGAAAAGCCCCGCTGGCCTCCAGGTGCTCAACGACTACTTGGCGGACAAGAGTTACATAGAGGGGTATGTGCCATCACAAGCAGATGTGGCAGTATTTGAAGCTGTCTTCGGCCCACCACCTGCCGACTTGTGTCATGCCCTCCGTTGGTATAATCACATCAAATCTTATGAGAAGGAAAAGGCCAGCCTGCCAGGAGTGAAGAAAGCTTTGGGCAAGTATGGCCCTGCTAATGTGGAAGATACCACAGAAAGTGGAGCTACAGATAGTAAAGATGATGATGACATTGATCTCTTTGGATCTGATGATGAGGAGGAAAGTGAAGAAGCCAAGAGGCTAAGAGAAGAACGCCTTGCCCAGTATGAGTCAAAGAAAGCCAAAAAACCAGCACTTGTCGCCAAGTCTTCCATCTTATTAGATGTGAAACCTTGGGATGATGAGACCGATATGGCAAAACTAGAGGAGTGTGTCAGAAGCATTCAAGCAGACGGCTTGGTCTGGGGCTCTTCTAAACTAGTTCCAGTTGGGTATGGCATTAAAAAACTTCAAATACAGTGTGTAGTTGAAGACGACAAAGTTGGGACAGACATGCTGGAGGAGCAGATCACTGCTTTCGATGAGTATGTACAGTCTATGGATGTGGCTGCGTTCAAGAAGATCTAA
- the SH2D5 gene encoding SH2 domain-containing protein 5, with product MQRAGAGGRRASDCGPAPQRPRCITKFAQYVGSFPVDDLDPQESVWLVQQQLWALKDCPRRRAVILKFSLQGLKIYSGEGEVLLMAHALKRILYATWCPADCQFAFMARNPRSPASKLFCHLFVGSQPGEVQILHLLLCRSFQLAYLLQHPEERARPEPCPGTVGDVPLKPLSGPGPPPGLVREPFVRDQLSQNVNALVSFRRLPAEGSGGSGKERLESGSRGGARHARLGNPYCSPTLVRKKAIRSKVLRSGAYRACTYETQLQLSAREALPAAWEAWPRAPGGPSCLVESEGSLTENIWAFAGISRPSALALLRRDVLGAFLLWPEPGASGQWCLSVRTQCGVVPHQVFRNHVGRYCVEHLPAEFPSLEALVEHHAGTERSLFCSLDMGRLNPGYEEQDCGPEGRPPRTLRPLGHAKSEAELQGLG from the exons ATGCAGagggcgggggccgggggccggAGGGCCTCGGACTGCGGCCCTGCCCCTCAGCGGCCCCGGTGCATCACCAAGTTTGCCCAG TACGTGGGCTCCTTCCCCGTGGACGACCTGGACCCCCAGGAGAGTGTGTGGCTGGTCCAACAGCAGCTGTGGGCACTGAAG GACTGTCCCCGTCGCCGGGCCGTCATCCTGAAATTCAGCCTTCAGGGCCTCAAGATCTACAGCGGGGAGGGTGAG GTGCTCCTGATGGCGCACGCCCTGAAGCGCATCCTCTATGCCACCTGGTGCCCAGCTGACTGCCAGTTTGCCTTCATGGCCCGAAACCCCAGGAGCCCGGCCAGCAAGCTCTTCTGCCACCTCTTTGTGGGCAGCCAGCCTGGAGAG gtcCAGATCCTTCACCTGCTGCTCTGCCGCTCCTTCCAGCTCGCTTACCTCCTGCAGCACCCGGAGGAGCGGGCGCGGCCCGAGCCATGCCCGGGGACTGTGGGGGACGTGCCCCTGAAGCCGCTGTCCGGCCCCGGGCCACCCCCTGGCCTAGTACGGGAACCCTTCGTCCGGGATCAGCTCTCACAGAACGTTAACGCGCTGGTCTCCTTCCGGCGTCTGCCGGCAGAGGGGTCTGGGGGCAGCGGG AAGGAGCGGCTGGAGTCGGGGAGCCGCGGGGGCGCCCGCCACGCGCGCCTGGGGAACCCGTACTGCTCGCCCACGCTGGTGCGCAAGAAGGCCATCCGCAGCAAGGTGCTCCGCTCCGGGGCCTACCGCGCCTGCACCTACGAGACGCAGCTGCAGCTGTCCGCCCGAGAGGCCC TTCCTGCCGCGTGGGAGGCCTGGCCCCGGGCACCCGGGGGCCCCTCGTGCCTGGTGGAGAGCGAGGGAAGCCTGACGGAGAACATCTGGGCCTTTGCTGGCATCTCCAG GCCCAGCGCTCTCGCGCTGCTGCGGAGAGACGTGCTGGGAGCCTTCCTGCTGTGGCCTGAGCCGGGCGCCAGTGGCCAGTGGTGCCTGTCGGTGAGGACGCAGTGCGGCGTCGTGCCGCATCAGGTCTTCCGGAACCACGTGGGCCGCTACTGCGTGGAG caccTGCCGGCTGAGTTCCCCAGCCTGGAAGCCCTGGTGGAGCACCACGCTGGAACGGAGCGGAGCCTCTTCTGCTCCCTCGACATGGGCCGCTTGAACCCCGGCTACGAGGAGCAGGACTGCGGGCCTGAGGGCCGGCCTCCTCGGACGCTCAGACCCCTGGGCCACGCCAAGTCCGAGGCAGAGCTGCAGGGTCTGGGCTAG